The DNA region AGTTAGCGAGGTCTTTTCCTGCGCGATAACGCTCCGATGCAACTTTGTCCCAATTCTCTGGAGAAGGAGCCATGACGCCATTACCACTAGCTGCAGCTGCACCACTTGTACCCAGAAAACCTTTATCAGCAATGATGACTTTAACACCTTGGGATGCGGCTGCCCATGCTGCCCAGGCAGCGGCGGGGCCACCACCAATTACCAGCACATCAGCAGTTAGTTGTAGTTCATTTTCTGTTAGCAATTCCTTTTCCTCCTATTTTCCACTCAGCTTCATACCTTGTTACCGTGAACGGCTTCTACAGGCGAAAACCTATCCGCCTGCATTTCTGCTAGTAATTCGTCATTAATGTCATCTTCGACAATGAGCTACTATACTGGCGTGTTTTGCTTATCTGCTTTTTTGTCTATTGAATTGCGTTAACGGTAGCGATAACTTAGTTATCGCTGATTTGTTTGTGACTAATCAATGCTCAATGCTGCTTTGTCTGAGTTTGCATGATATTTACAAAGAGTGTGTAGAGCAAATCACACATAGTATCATACTCTAATTATTAGCTTTTCTAACAATAAGTAGTGCAAGTTAATTTTCTATCTGGTTGAAACGGTTGTGTCGCAAAAAACTTTTAGGGACAAATGAACTGAAGTATTCGTGCTGCTTTATACTGCAATTCTAAAGATTGCTTCATAAACTTTACTTGAGACACACTGCCCAGTTCTGACTGTTTCGTAAATACTAATACACATTCTCACAGCTTCGTTCTTTATTCAAAAACAGGATTGACAACTAAATTTTTGGTGATGGTGTAATTCAAGCCCTTCAATTGCAGGAGTGGCAGTAAGTCCACCATTTTAGTTATCCACATAACTTTGACTACTGGCTAGATATAATACATGGGGTTTTGCTGCTCACGAGCCTGTTTTTTTTGGTATAAGTCTTGGAGAGTATAACTGTCTAAAACCTGCATAAATGTTGCTTCGGCTTGCTCGCAAATTTCGTAAACTAGATTTCTTTCTAAAGTGGGAGCATCAAAGATTTCTGTATGTTGAGACTCACTTTCTAGTGAGGTGATAATTTCCCTGACGGTAATCTGCTCTGGATTGCGAGCTAAAACAAAGCCTCCTTTTGGGCCACGTTGACTGTATACCAGACCACCACACCGCAGTGTAAGCAAAATATGCTCCAGATATCTTTCAGGTATAGGTTGCATAGAAATAATCTCCCTCACAGCCAGAGGAACTTTTTTCTCGTAGTGGCTTGCCAATTCTAAAAGTGCCATCAGTGTATATTTAATTTTGGGAGACAGGTAATGGAAAGGGTAGTTTTGGCTATTCAAGTTTGTACTGGAAATATTACAGTTCATTGATTAATGTTGTTTACCTGGTTTGTGACGACTTGAGCAATTTAGTGTCAAGTAAAAGTAATTGGTAATCTTTGTTGGGTATGAATGACTGCTGTAGTATTTATTACCAACAATTTTGGTATAAATAAATAAACTGATTTTACTCTAAATAAAGTTTATGTTAATGATACTTTTAATAGGAAGTACCATTAGCAAGTTGACAACTGCTAAATATACTGTTGATTAAGTACAGTGATGGTAAAGACGT from Nostoc sp. UHCC 0302 includes:
- a CDS encoding Rrf2 family transcriptional regulator, translated to MNCNISSTNLNSQNYPFHYLSPKIKYTLMALLELASHYEKKVPLAVREIISMQPIPERYLEHILLTLRCGGLVYSQRGPKGGFVLARNPEQITVREIITSLESESQHTEIFDAPTLERNLVYEICEQAEATFMQVLDSYTLQDLYQKKQAREQQNPMYYI